A stretch of Cytophagales bacterium DNA encodes these proteins:
- a CDS encoding DUF5989 family protein: MEFLSDLWQFLKERKKFWLVPMIVVLLLLGVLIVIGGSSAIAPFIYSIF; encoded by the coding sequence ATGGAATTCCTTAGCGACCTCTGGCAATTTTTAAAAGAACGAAAGAAGTTTTGGCTGGTGCCAATGATAGTCGTCTTGCTGTTGTTGGGAGTATTGATTGTAATTGGAGGCAGTTCCGCCATCGCTCCATTTATTTATTCGATCTTCTAA
- a CDS encoding haloalkane dehalogenase, whose protein sequence is MQFLTTPEDKFENLQDYPFAPKYHEVDCMKMHYVDEGEGPLILMLHGEPSWSYLYRHMIKGLVEKGYRAVAPDLIGFGKSDKPTETEAYTYENHMNWLTSFVEAMDLKNITLFCQDWGGLLGLRLVAYHSERFDRVCASNTFLPTGNEPFPDAFLQWREFAAKSPDFIIGKVLQKGTYSELSQEVVDAYNAPFPDEDHKVGSRMFPKLVPADPQNPDGIENQNVWQKLATFDKPFMTAFGADDPIMRGARKIFPSIIPGCAGQKHVLLENAGHFIQEDQPEQLVELLDEFVSAK, encoded by the coding sequence ATGCAATTCCTCACCACCCCAGAAGACAAGTTCGAAAACCTACAAGATTATCCCTTTGCTCCTAAGTACCACGAAGTAGATTGCATGAAAATGCACTACGTCGACGAGGGAGAAGGCCCATTGATCCTGATGCTACACGGTGAACCTTCATGGTCCTACTTGTATCGGCACATGATCAAAGGGTTGGTGGAAAAAGGCTATCGAGCAGTGGCTCCTGACCTGATTGGATTTGGAAAGTCGGATAAACCAACAGAGACAGAGGCCTACACTTATGAGAACCATATGAATTGGCTCACTTCATTCGTAGAAGCGATGGATCTCAAAAACATCACACTTTTCTGCCAGGATTGGGGTGGGTTACTGGGCTTACGATTAGTGGCCTATCACTCTGAACGATTTGATCGGGTCTGTGCATCGAATACATTCTTACCGACAGGAAATGAACCCTTCCCAGATGCATTCTTGCAATGGCGAGAATTTGCTGCCAAATCACCCGATTTTATCATAGGCAAGGTCTTACAAAAAGGCACGTACAGTGAGTTGAGTCAGGAGGTCGTTGATGCTTATAATGCGCCCTTCCCTGATGAAGATCATAAGGTAGGAAGTCGCATGTTTCCAAAATTGGTTCCGGCAGATCCTCAAAACCCGGATGGCATTGAAAATCAGAATGTTTGGCAGAAGCTCGCTACCTTCGATAAGCCCTTCATGACCGCATTTGGAGCAGACGATCCAATCATGCGTGGAGCCAGAAAGATTTTTCCATCGATCATCCCTGGGTGTGCGGGACAGAAACATGTCTTGCTTGAGAATGCCGGACACTTTATCCAGGAAGATCAACCTGAGCAATTGGTGGAGTTGTTGGATGAGTTCGTTTCCGCTAAGTAA
- a CDS encoding DsbA family protein, whose protein sequence is MQNQYCDPETGECAPADLSGELNEALKKADGEIIYVGDPMCSWCWGISNHLQELKQHFSEYNFSIVLGGLRPGGGDPWDDNFKAFLKHHWEEVTARSGQPFGYSLFDRESFNYDTEPPCRAVVASRKWLGDDVLAFYEAVSKKFYVDNEDPGEEEFYRSICEVFEIPFDEFLTAFESEEVKYQTKQDFLLNRQWGVRGYPTVLFKFQEQLYQINHGYSEFEAMKGVIEKVVSSNQITQVT, encoded by the coding sequence ATGCAAAACCAATATTGTGACCCGGAGACCGGAGAATGTGCGCCTGCTGATTTGAGTGGAGAACTAAATGAAGCGTTGAAAAAGGCGGATGGCGAGATCATATATGTGGGTGATCCGATGTGTTCCTGGTGTTGGGGAATATCCAATCACTTACAGGAATTGAAGCAGCACTTTTCTGAATACAATTTTTCCATTGTGTTAGGAGGATTAAGACCCGGAGGAGGAGATCCCTGGGATGACAATTTCAAAGCATTCTTGAAACATCACTGGGAAGAAGTAACTGCCAGGAGTGGTCAACCTTTTGGGTATAGCCTGTTTGATCGCGAATCGTTCAATTACGATACGGAACCACCTTGTCGAGCGGTAGTGGCCTCCAGAAAATGGTTGGGTGATGATGTGTTGGCATTCTATGAAGCTGTTTCCAAAAAGTTCTATGTCGACAATGAAGACCCAGGAGAAGAGGAGTTTTATCGATCCATTTGTGAGGTTTTTGAGATACCATTTGATGAATTTTTGACCGCTTTTGAAAGTGAAGAGGTGAAATACCAAACCAAGCAAGACTTCTTGCTCAATCGTCAATGGGGTGTGCGTGGTTACCCAACTGTATTATTCAAATTCCAGGAGCAATTGTATCAGATCAATCACGGTTATTCAGAGTTTGAGGCAATGAAAGGAGTGATT
- the hisB gene encoding bifunctional histidinol-phosphatase/imidazoleglycerol-phosphate dehydratase HisB codes for MRPVLFIDRDGTINHETEDEQIDHIDKVSYLKDVFYYLRKVQVESDFVLAMVTNQDGLGTDSFPEDTFWPVHNLILRTLESQGIVFDTIHIDEHFPADNHPNRKPGTGMLTEYTNGDYDLENSFVIGDRATDIQLARNIGCQAIHISSEATTDAELTTTDWFKIYEFLILKDRKASVHRETKETNIQIDLNLDGTGKTQCETGIGFFDHMLDQLGKHGGVDLTVKVQGDLHIDEHHTIEDTALALGEAFLKALGDKRGIQRYGFLLPMDDCLAQVAIDFGGRPWMEWDATFNREKIGEMPTEMFFHFFKSFSDTSKSNLNLKAEGDNEHHKIEAIFKAFAKAIKMAIKRESSEMDSLPTTKGVL; via the coding sequence ATGAGACCTGTATTATTCATCGATCGGGACGGCACCATCAACCACGAAACCGAGGACGAGCAAATCGATCACATTGATAAAGTGAGCTATCTCAAAGATGTATTCTACTATCTGAGGAAGGTGCAGGTAGAGTCTGATTTTGTATTGGCCATGGTGACCAATCAAGATGGCTTGGGCACTGATTCTTTTCCTGAGGACACTTTTTGGCCAGTTCATAACCTGATCCTTCGAACGCTTGAGAGTCAGGGTATTGTATTCGATACTATCCATATCGATGAGCATTTTCCAGCGGACAATCATCCCAATCGTAAACCAGGTACAGGAATGCTTACTGAATACACGAATGGTGATTACGACCTGGAGAATTCTTTTGTAATAGGCGATCGAGCGACGGATATTCAGCTAGCCCGTAACATCGGATGTCAGGCCATTCATATCTCGTCAGAGGCCACGACGGACGCGGAGTTAACTACCACGGATTGGTTCAAGATTTATGAGTTTTTGATCCTGAAGGATAGAAAGGCTTCTGTTCATCGAGAAACCAAAGAGACCAATATTCAGATAGACCTGAATTTGGACGGAACAGGAAAGACACAATGTGAAACAGGTATCGGCTTCTTTGACCACATGCTCGATCAGTTGGGTAAACACGGTGGGGTCGACCTAACAGTGAAAGTTCAGGGCGATTTACATATTGATGAACATCATACCATTGAAGATACGGCACTGGCTTTAGGAGAAGCCTTTTTGAAAGCGCTAGGAGATAAGCGAGGCATTCAACGGTACGGTTTTCTACTTCCCATGGACGATTGTCTAGCACAAGTAGCCATCGATTTTGGAGGGAGGCCGTGGATGGAATGGGATGCGACTTTCAATCGTGAGAAAATAGGAGAGATGCCAACAGAGATGTTCTTCCACTTCTTCAAGTCCTTCTCAGATACTTCCAAGAGCAATCTGAACCTCAAAGCCGAGGGCGATAACGAGCATCACAAGATTGAAGCGATTTTCAAGGCTTTCGCCAAAGCAATCAAGATGGCGATCAAGCGAGAATCGTCCGAAATGGATTCGCTGCCTACGACGAAGGGTGTCCTTTAA